GTCGCCGGTCAGAGGAAAAAAACCTATCTCGCGTTGATCGTTTTTTCTCACCGTTGCGCCAAGCACTTCAGCGATAAGTTGCGCGCCGAGACAGATGCCAAGCACCGGCTTGTTCTGCGCGATGATTTGTTTGATGAATGCTTTTTCCGCCGCCAGCCACGGATAAATGGCTTCGTCATAAACACCCATCGGCCCGCCCATCACAATCAGGCCGTCCACGGTTCCGACATCCGGAAGACGATCGCCCGCCCAAAGCCGCGCGCAAGTAACGTCGTATCCGTTGCCAGCCAACCACGGCTCAATACAACCAAGCCCCTCAAACGGAACGTGCTGAAGCCAGTAAATTTTCATAGGAGAGAATTAGCGGAACGATGAAATATTGGAAAGCCGGAACGTACTGCAAAGAACTGAAAATCAAGCAGTCCCG
The sequence above is a segment of the Kiritimatiellaceae bacterium genome. Coding sequences within it:
- a CDS encoding C26 family cysteine hydrolase domain-containing family (Members of this family of hydrolases with an active site Cys residue belong to MEROPS family C26.), which produces MKIYWLQHVPFEGLGCIEPWLAGNGYDVTCARLWAGDRLPDVGTVDGLIVMGGPMGVYDEAIYPWLAAEKAFIKQIIAQNKPVLGICLGAQLIAEVLGATVRKNDQREIGFFPLTGDGKIFPAEFTAFHWHGDTFGIPDGAVHLASSTGCKNQAFIYKDNVLALQFHLETTEESLLSLYEHCQVEVASGSFIQTLEKMKPFFWMLGNCNQRMFDLLKRLF